The Methylomonas koyamae genome has a segment encoding these proteins:
- a CDS encoding PAS domain S-box protein, whose protein sequence is MPFPLDLEQRFSRMAAHLPGFVFTFSLAPDGRFSFPYVSGGIRDIYGLQPEQVAEDMGLLHAMAHPDDREAIEAALADAVQYRGLFHIEFRIIHPDKGVRWLEAKSAPAPEPDSGIEWHGLMLDITERKLAQQRLELLERAIDLSSDAIFLLGEDFRFRYVSAAACRSLGYSREQLLAMTPLDINPHATPEWLREIQSAPLNQSLMFETWHRDSGGRIFPVEINATHFKDDGKLFGLSVVREISERKRIEQALQSSRVALEEAQRIGHIGSWDVDIVNDVLTWSDETFRIWEIDKTKFAATFEAFVDTVHPEDRARVVQVYNASIVEGSRYEVEHRLLFPDGRVKYILERGQPYYDADGKPLRFIGTSLDITERKRIENTLQFIAQRGWQVDGESFLTALARYLGQTLAVDYVVIDRLTKDPAVAETVVIYAKGQVLPNVQYGLKGTPCGNVMEGAFCCYPEQVRQQFPEDKLLLEMDVESYAGLPLLDSSGRVVGLIAAMDGKPMLNMAEVTSLLQLVATRAAAELEREQSERLLQESRQFLDRVIETIADPVFVKDSEHRWVRLNQAFCDFVGQPMAALLGKRDSDFFSAHEAAVFRIKDKAVFASGEEDVSEETFTDCQGKTHTVIVKKTRCNDERGQQFLVGTVLDITERKRHEQELARLHYAIDHVEEAVYLIDEQARIHYVNAHACQGLGYGREELLGLSIPDIDPDYQYAVWPHHWRDLQTHGSLTFETRHRTKDGRIFPVEVVANYFESDGQGYNMAMIRNIHERKRMELALAEREQEFRTLVENLPTYVMRLDRALRHTYVNPAFVAAVGLPEAEILGAHVGAFWRATNVTIDAYTALLMRVLSSGAREDVSLEWRSGHGALYSHLVRVSPEYGSDGEVRGLLVLGFDMTKPRREQLLDVERRRVFERMAQGGDLDEILTQIALYVESACPGCRCRIQVLDQTGNRLIHGTAPSFSIPCPAHSQGVALDQEGNGCAVDFGLAEPLIIKDMRLATVSENCRSFASKTGMVSCWSDPISGSSGQPLGVVTLYRGQAGEPNELDMGRLRYASHLSAIAIERKRIEEQMQHQASYDNLTGLPNRRLFRDRLHEEIGKAARNGESLALLFIDLDRFKEVNDTMGHEIGDLLLVEAAQRIRAGIRETDTVARLGGDEFIAILPRVDDMSHLGRVAQNIVNAMTKPFSLDKHTVYVSTSIGIAAYPFDTDTADGLIGCADQAMYAAKEQGRNGFSFFTPAMQQQAQTRLLLANDLRDVLAQGQLQVHYQPIVDIAGGAIVKAEALLRWRHPQRGLVPPNQFISIAEETGLIHDIGDWVFRQAVETARRWNADGREARQISVNLSPRQFIKGDFYIAWLAHLEQSGVPPEHIVIEITEGLLLDDRPDILQIINRLGNAGIQVALDDFGTGYSAMAYLKKFPIDYLKIDRSFVRDLESDSNDRAIAEAIVVMAHKLGLKTIAEGVETGAQSDLLAAVGCDFVQGFLYAKPMTQAEFLAFAR, encoded by the coding sequence ATGCCGTTTCCCTTGGATCTGGAGCAGCGTTTTTCGCGCATGGCGGCGCATCTGCCCGGTTTTGTATTTACCTTCAGCTTGGCGCCGGACGGGCGTTTCAGTTTCCCCTATGTCAGTGGCGGCATTCGCGACATTTACGGTTTGCAACCGGAACAAGTGGCCGAGGACATGGGGCTGTTGCATGCCATGGCCCACCCGGACGACCGCGAGGCAATCGAGGCCGCGCTCGCCGACGCCGTACAGTATCGCGGGCTGTTTCACATCGAGTTTCGCATCATTCACCCCGACAAGGGCGTCCGCTGGTTGGAAGCCAAGTCCGCGCCGGCACCGGAGCCGGACAGCGGCATCGAGTGGCACGGCCTGATGCTGGACATCACCGAGCGTAAGCTGGCCCAGCAACGCCTGGAATTGCTGGAGCGAGCCATAGACCTGTCGTCCGACGCCATTTTCCTGTTGGGCGAGGATTTTCGCTTCCGCTATGTCAGCGCTGCCGCCTGCCGCTCGCTCGGCTATAGCCGGGAACAACTGCTGGCCATGACGCCGCTCGATATCAACCCGCACGCCACGCCTGAATGGCTGCGGGAGATACAGTCCGCACCGCTCAACCAATCGTTGATGTTCGAAACCTGGCACCGCGACAGCGGCGGGCGCATATTTCCGGTGGAAATCAATGCCACTCATTTCAAGGACGACGGCAAACTGTTCGGTCTGAGTGTGGTGCGCGAAATCAGCGAACGCAAGCGCATCGAGCAAGCCTTGCAGTCCAGCCGGGTCGCGTTGGAGGAGGCGCAGCGCATCGGCCATATCGGCAGTTGGGATGTGGATATCGTCAACGATGTGCTGACCTGGTCGGACGAGACCTTCCGCATCTGGGAAATCGACAAGACCAAGTTCGCGGCGACCTTCGAGGCTTTCGTCGACACGGTTCATCCCGAAGACAGAGCGCGCGTCGTTCAGGTGTATAACGCATCGATTGTTGAAGGCAGCCGCTATGAAGTCGAGCATCGTCTGCTGTTTCCGGACGGCCGCGTCAAATACATATTGGAACGCGGCCAGCCTTACTACGACGCCGACGGCAAACCGTTGCGCTTCATCGGCACGTCGCTGGACATTACCGAGCGCAAGCGCATCGAGAACACCTTGCAATTCATCGCTCAGCGCGGCTGGCAGGTGGACGGCGAATCGTTCCTAACCGCGCTTGCCCGCTACCTGGGACAGACGCTGGCGGTGGATTATGTCGTCATCGATCGGTTGACAAAGGACCCGGCCGTTGCCGAAACCGTGGTGATTTATGCCAAGGGCCAGGTATTGCCCAACGTTCAATACGGTCTTAAGGGAACGCCTTGCGGCAACGTGATGGAGGGCGCCTTTTGTTGTTATCCGGAACAGGTGCGGCAGCAATTCCCGGAGGATAAACTGTTGTTGGAAATGGACGTCGAGAGCTATGCCGGCCTGCCGCTGCTGGATTCCTCCGGCCGGGTGGTCGGCCTGATTGCGGCGATGGACGGCAAGCCGATGCTTAACATGGCGGAGGTGACTTCGCTGCTGCAACTGGTGGCGACCCGCGCGGCGGCGGAATTGGAGCGCGAGCAGTCGGAACGCCTGCTGCAGGAATCGCGGCAATTCCTGGACCGGGTGATCGAGACCATCGCCGACCCGGTGTTCGTTAAAGACAGCGAGCATCGCTGGGTCAGACTGAATCAAGCGTTTTGCGACTTTGTCGGTCAACCGATGGCAGCCTTATTGGGAAAACGCGATAGCGATTTTTTTTCCGCACACGAGGCTGCCGTATTTCGGATTAAAGACAAAGCCGTGTTCGCTAGCGGCGAAGAGGATGTCAGCGAGGAGACCTTTACCGACTGCCAGGGTAAAACCCATACTGTCATCGTCAAGAAAACCCGCTGCAACGACGAACGCGGGCAACAATTCTTGGTGGGGACCGTCCTGGACATCACCGAGCGCAAACGACACGAGCAAGAACTGGCCCGCCTGCACTATGCCATCGATCACGTTGAGGAAGCGGTTTACTTGATCGACGAACAGGCTCGCATCCATTACGTCAATGCGCATGCCTGCCAGGGCTTGGGTTACGGCAGGGAAGAACTGCTGGGCTTGAGCATCCCGGATATCGACCCCGACTATCAGTATGCCGTCTGGCCCCATCATTGGCGGGACCTCCAAACCCACGGTTCGCTGACCTTCGAAACTCGCCACCGGACCAAGGATGGGCGGATTTTTCCGGTCGAGGTGGTTGCCAATTATTTTGAATCGGACGGCCAAGGCTACAACATGGCCATGATTCGCAACATCCACGAACGTAAGCGGATGGAATTGGCGCTAGCCGAGCGCGAACAGGAATTTCGCACTTTGGTAGAAAACCTGCCGACCTATGTCATGCGCTTGGATCGGGCGCTGCGCCACACTTACGTCAATCCGGCTTTCGTGGCGGCGGTGGGTCTGCCCGAAGCGGAAATCCTGGGTGCGCATGTCGGTGCATTCTGGCGCGCTACCAATGTGACTATCGATGCCTACACCGCCTTGCTGATGCGGGTGCTGTCGTCCGGCGCGCGCGAGGATGTGTCGCTGGAATGGCGTAGCGGCCATGGCGCCTTGTACAGCCATCTGGTGCGGGTTTCGCCGGAGTACGGCAGCGACGGCGAAGTCCGCGGCTTGCTGGTATTGGGTTTCGACATGACCAAGCCTAGGCGCGAGCAACTGCTGGATGTCGAACGCCGCCGGGTGTTCGAGCGCATGGCGCAGGGCGGCGACCTCGACGAAATACTGACGCAGATCGCCCTTTACGTCGAGTCCGCCTGCCCCGGTTGCCGTTGCCGCATCCAAGTGCTGGATCAAACGGGCAATCGTTTGATCCATGGGACGGCACCGTCTTTTTCGATTCCATGTCCCGCGCATAGTCAAGGCGTCGCCCTGGACCAGGAAGGCAACGGCTGCGCCGTTGACTTCGGTCTCGCCGAACCATTGATCATAAAGGACATGCGCCTTGCCACCGTTTCGGAAAACTGCCGCTCGTTTGCCAGTAAAACCGGCATGGTTTCCTGTTGGTCCGATCCGATTAGCGGATCGTCCGGCCAACCATTGGGCGTGGTAACCCTATACCGCGGCCAGGCCGGCGAGCCGAACGAGCTGGATATGGGCCGCTTGCGCTATGCCAGCCATTTGAGCGCCATCGCCATCGAGCGCAAACGGATCGAAGAGCAGATGCAACACCAGGCCAGCTACGACAACTTGACCGGACTGCCCAACCGGCGCCTGTTTCGCGACCGATTGCACGAAGAAATCGGCAAAGCCGCGCGCAACGGCGAAAGTCTGGCGTTGTTGTTTATCGACCTCGATCGCTTCAAAGAAGTCAATGACACCATGGGGCATGAAATCGGCGACCTGCTATTGGTGGAAGCCGCTCAGCGCATACGCGCCGGCATTCGCGAAACCGATACCGTAGCCCGGCTGGGCGGCGACGAGTTCATCGCCATCCTGCCGCGGGTGGACGACATGTCGCACCTGGGGCGGGTCGCTCAAAACATCGTCAATGCCATGACCAAGCCATTCAGTCTCGATAAGCATACCGTGTATGTGTCCACCAGCATCGGCATTGCCGCTTACCCGTTCGATACCGACACAGCCGACGGCTTGATCGGTTGCGCCGATCAAGCCATGTACGCCGCCAAGGAGCAAGGCCGCAACGGTTTTAGTTTTTTTACTCCCGCCATGCAGCAACAAGCGCAAACCCGGTTGCTGCTTGCCAACGATTTGCGCGACGTCCTGGCCCAGGGCCAACTGCAAGTCCACTACCAGCCGATTGTCGATATCGCCGGCGGCGCCATCGTCAAAGCCGAAGCCCTACTGCGTTGGCGCCACCCGCAGCGCGGCCTGGTGCCGCCCAACCAATTCATTTCGATAGCCGAAGAAACTGGCCTTATCCACGACATTGGCGACTGGGTGTTCCGCCAAGCGGTGGAAACCGCCCGCCGCTGGAACGCCGATGGCCGGGAGGCGCGGCAAATCAGCGTCAATCTGTCGCCGCGCCAATTCATTAAGGGCGATTTCTATATCGCTTGGCTCGCCCATCTCGAGCAGAGCGGAGTTCCGCCCGAACATATTGTCATCGAGATCACCGAAGGCCTGCTACTGGATGACCGGCCCGACATCCTGCAAATCATCAATCGTCTCGGCAATGCCGGCATACAAGTGGCTCTGGACGATTTCGGCACCGGCTATTCGGCGATGGCCTATCTGAAGAAATTCCCCATCGACTATCTGAAGATCGACCGTTCGTTTGTGCGCGATTTGGAAAGCGATTCCAACGACCGCGCCATCGCCGAAGCCATCGTGGTCATGGCGCACAAGCTGGGATTGAAAACCATTGCCGAGGGGGTGGAGACGGGGGCGCAAAGCGACCTGTTGGCGGCCGTCGGCTGCGATTTCGTGCAGGGCTTCCTGTACGCCAAACCCATGACGCAGGCCGAGTTTCTGGCATTTGCCCGGTAG
- a CDS encoding sugar MFS transporter, producing the protein MADQQNKYTGALAVLTSLFFIWGFLTSLNDILIPHLKAVFTLNYTQAMLVQFCFFAAYFVMSVPCGYLVDRVGYKPGIIVGLAVAGGGCLLFYPAAGLHSYPLFLTAFFVLASGITLLQVAANPYVTVLGNPDTASSRLTMTQAFNSLGTTLGPYFGSLLILATAVKTADQIAGLEPEQLSVYQAAEAAAVQQPYLWLAAVLFGLAAVFSLLKLPSVSATAPASAQGDIAATRVEQSAWHFPLLVLGALAIFVYVGGEVAIGSFLVNFLGQAHIAGLAEQEAGKLVSFYWGGAMVGRFLGAVAMRKVHPGKALIFNALCAAGLVGVAMLAGGRVATLAILAVGLCNSIMFPTIFSLALTGLGPHTGQGSGILCSAIVGGALIPLLQGWFADRIGIQHAFFVPLLCYLYIAYYGSRCARQLRFSNG; encoded by the coding sequence ATGGCCGACCAGCAAAACAAGTACACCGGCGCTTTGGCGGTATTAACTTCGCTGTTCTTTATCTGGGGATTCTTGACCAGCCTGAACGACATTTTGATTCCGCATCTAAAAGCGGTATTCACGCTGAATTACACCCAGGCGATGCTGGTGCAGTTTTGCTTCTTTGCCGCCTATTTCGTCATGTCGGTGCCGTGCGGTTATCTGGTGGACAGAGTCGGTTACAAGCCCGGCATTATCGTCGGCCTGGCGGTGGCGGGCGGCGGCTGTCTGCTGTTTTATCCGGCCGCCGGACTGCATTCCTATCCTTTGTTCTTAACCGCGTTTTTCGTATTGGCGTCCGGCATTACCTTACTGCAGGTTGCCGCCAATCCCTACGTGACGGTGCTGGGCAATCCGGACACTGCATCTAGCCGGCTGACGATGACCCAGGCCTTCAATTCGTTGGGAACGACGTTGGGGCCGTATTTCGGCTCGTTGCTGATTCTGGCTACCGCCGTGAAAACCGCCGACCAGATTGCCGGGTTAGAACCCGAACAATTGTCGGTTTACCAGGCGGCCGAAGCGGCGGCGGTACAACAGCCGTATTTGTGGTTGGCGGCAGTGCTGTTCGGCTTGGCGGCGGTATTTTCGTTGCTGAAATTGCCCAGCGTATCGGCCACGGCGCCCGCCTCGGCCCAAGGCGACATAGCCGCTACCCGGGTCGAGCAGAGCGCTTGGCATTTTCCGTTACTGGTGCTGGGCGCGCTGGCGATTTTCGTTTACGTCGGCGGCGAAGTGGCGATCGGCAGCTTTTTGGTCAATTTCCTCGGCCAAGCCCACATTGCCGGCTTGGCCGAACAGGAGGCCGGCAAGCTGGTTTCGTTCTATTGGGGCGGGGCGATGGTCGGCCGTTTTCTCGGTGCCGTAGCAATGCGTAAGGTTCATCCGGGCAAGGCGTTGATCTTCAACGCCTTGTGCGCGGCGGGCTTGGTCGGCGTCGCGATGTTAGCCGGCGGCCGCGTCGCCACGCTCGCCATTCTGGCGGTCGGATTATGCAATTCGATCATGTTCCCGACCATCTTCTCGCTGGCCTTGACCGGTCTGGGACCGCATACCGGCCAGGGCTCCGGTATCCTGTGCTCGGCCATCGTCGGCGGCGCCTTGATCCCGCTGCTGCAGGGCTGGTTCGCCGACCGTATCGGCATCCAGCACGCGTTTTTCGTGCCTTTGCTTTGTTACCTGTACATCGCCTATTACGGCAGCCGTTGCGCCCGCCAATTGCGGTTTAGCAACGGCTGA
- a CDS encoding glycoside hydrolase family 3 N-terminal domain-containing protein yields the protein MSAQESNEAVENQVRALLAQMTLEEKIGQMTQIDFSVISVADGQDAENPIDPAKLEEALLQYHVGSILNAPSTPNNKAQPIGKWRRLTQQIRDAAARTRLKIPVIYGIDAIHGATYTQNAVLFPQAISMAATFNPELSFREGEITAREVKASGLDWNFAPVMDIGRQPLWPRLWETYGEDVHLASAMGSAYIRGHQGDDIAAADKAPTCLKHYVGYSYPLNGKDRTPAWIGERALREWFLPPFEAGVLAGAPTVMVNSAEVDGVPGHANRHYLNDILRGEMGFDGFTVSDWEDIIRLYSRDKLADSPREAIKIAVMAGVDMSMVPFDYSFYYLLLDLAQSGEVPLARIDEAVTRILRVKYRSGLFERREPALPEAGYFATAEAAAVNRQAAREAIVLAKNDHRLLPLSKRASVLVTGPAANLLSVMNGGWTITWQGNKEEFYPQDKPTLLDAIRQKTEGKVTYVGGKQFSDEINIEQAVSEARHHDIVVLALGEKTYTETEGNIDSLQLDPVQLQLARAIFQTGKPVVLVTFGGRPRIITEIANQAQAVVLGFLPGMEGGAAMADILFGDVNPSGKLPISYPRDSNDITPYDHKPIEAYESNQYRPLYPFGHGLSYTTFETNGLRLAQPAIKTGDNLQLSVNVKNTGNLAGKETVMVYLHDVAASVTRPVKQLKAFKKVELQPGEQRTLEFELTPRDLSFIGLEMKRVVEPGEFIVTVGSETASFHVLN from the coding sequence GTGAGTGCACAAGAATCAAACGAGGCCGTCGAAAACCAAGTCCGTGCGCTGTTGGCGCAAATGACCTTGGAGGAGAAGATCGGGCAAATGACGCAGATCGATTTCAGCGTCATTTCGGTCGCCGACGGCCAGGACGCCGAAAATCCGATCGACCCGGCCAAGCTGGAAGAAGCCTTGTTGCAGTACCACGTCGGTTCGATCCTGAATGCGCCGAGCACGCCGAATAACAAGGCACAACCGATCGGCAAATGGCGGCGCCTGACCCAACAAATTCGCGACGCCGCGGCCCGCACCCGGCTGAAAATTCCGGTGATTTACGGCATCGACGCGATTCACGGCGCCACTTATACCCAAAACGCGGTGTTGTTTCCGCAAGCGATCAGCATGGCGGCGACCTTCAATCCCGAATTGTCGTTCCGGGAAGGCGAGATCACCGCGCGCGAAGTCAAGGCGTCGGGTTTGGACTGGAATTTCGCGCCGGTGATGGATATCGGCCGCCAGCCGCTGTGGCCGCGCTTGTGGGAAACCTACGGCGAAGACGTACATCTGGCCAGTGCGATGGGCAGCGCCTACATCCGCGGCCACCAGGGCGATGACATTGCGGCGGCCGATAAAGCGCCGACCTGTTTGAAACATTACGTCGGTTATAGCTACCCGTTGAACGGTAAGGACCGCACCCCGGCCTGGATCGGCGAACGGGCACTGCGGGAATGGTTTTTGCCGCCGTTCGAAGCCGGCGTGCTGGCCGGCGCACCGACCGTTATGGTCAATTCGGCGGAAGTCGACGGCGTGCCGGGGCATGCCAATCGCCACTACCTGAACGACATTTTGCGCGGCGAAATGGGCTTCGACGGCTTCACCGTGTCCGATTGGGAGGACATCATCCGCCTCTACAGCCGCGATAAACTGGCCGACTCGCCGCGCGAGGCCATCAAAATCGCCGTGATGGCCGGCGTCGACATGAGTATGGTGCCGTTCGATTATTCGTTCTATTACCTGTTACTGGATCTGGCCCAATCCGGCGAAGTGCCGCTGGCCCGGATCGACGAGGCGGTGACCCGCATCCTGCGCGTCAAATACCGTAGCGGGCTGTTCGAGCGGCGCGAGCCGGCCTTGCCCGAGGCGGGCTATTTCGCCACCGCCGAAGCCGCTGCGGTCAACCGCCAGGCGGCGCGCGAAGCCATCGTGCTGGCCAAAAACGACCACCGCCTGCTGCCGTTGAGCAAGCGAGCCAGTGTGCTGGTGACCGGACCGGCGGCTAACCTGCTCAGCGTGATGAACGGCGGCTGGACCATAACCTGGCAAGGCAACAAGGAAGAATTTTACCCGCAGGACAAACCGACCCTGCTGGACGCGATACGGCAAAAAACCGAGGGCAAGGTGACTTACGTCGGCGGCAAACAGTTCAGCGACGAGATCAACATCGAGCAGGCGGTCAGCGAAGCGCGCCACCACGATATCGTGGTGTTGGCGCTGGGCGAAAAAACCTACACCGAAACCGAGGGCAACATCGATTCGTTACAGTTGGACCCGGTGCAACTGCAATTGGCGCGGGCGATTTTTCAAACCGGCAAGCCGGTGGTATTGGTCACTTTCGGCGGCCGGCCGCGCATCATCACCGAAATCGCCAACCAGGCCCAGGCGGTCGTGCTCGGCTTTTTGCCGGGCATGGAAGGCGGTGCGGCGATGGCCGACATTCTGTTCGGCGACGTTAACCCCAGCGGCAAACTGCCGATTTCCTATCCGCGCGATAGCAACGACATCACGCCGTACGACCATAAACCGATCGAAGCCTACGAAAGCAACCAGTACCGGCCTTTGTATCCGTTCGGCCACGGCCTGAGCTATACCACGTTCGAAACCAACGGTTTGCGGCTGGCGCAGCCTGCGATTAAAACCGGCGACAATCTGCAGTTGAGCGTCAACGTCAAAAACACCGGCAATCTGGCCGGCAAGGAAACCGTGATGGTTTACCTGCACGATGTCGCCGCCTCGGTCACGCGGCCGGTCAAACAACTGAAAGCCTTCAAGAAAGTGGAGTTGCAGCCGGGCGAGCAGCGGACCTTGGAGTTCGAATTGACGCCGCGCGACCTGTCCTTCATCGGCCTGGAGATGAAGCGGGTGGTGGAGCCGGGCGAATTCATCGTCACGGTCGGCAGCGAAACGGCTTCGTTTCACGTGCTGAACTAA
- a CDS encoding ATP-binding cassette domain-containing protein has product MPLIRLNNVSIAFGVHALLDDASFQLDAGERVGLLGRNGEGKSTLMKIIAGQIAPDHGEIWKQPELRLAWLEQSPTLNGDETIYEAVAGGLGELGRLIALYHELLSHMDGSEQGLQALGEVQHKLEADNGWEFQTRVEAVLSRLQLPADVKVGSLSGGWKRRVALARALVVDPEVLLLDEPTNHLDFESIAWLEEQILAFPGAVMFVTHDRAFLQKLATRIIDLDRGQLTSWAGNYQDYLLRKAAALEDEANQNAEFDKKLAKEEAWIRQGIKARRTRNEGRVRALKKLRAERAERRSGQGSAKLALHKGESSGKKVIEAVNVSFRYQDKTIIKDFSLLIERGDKIGLLGNNGAGKSTLLKLLLGQLQPSEGSVELGTNLQIAYFDQLREQLDPELSVADSVLDGGEFVDTPDGKRHVMSYLADFLFAPARARSPVRSLSGGEKNRLLLARLFTKPANLIVMDEPTNDLDLETLEILEEKLVQYQGTLLLVSHDREFLDNVVTSVLVFEGDGRVEEYIGGYADWFALSERNKQQQVQAAKSAEAAGKKEKPKAAAATGKKLSYKEQRELEQLPERIERLETRQTELAAAIGSAEFYKQAQDAVAATLAELQAVEAELAAAYSRWDELDALQG; this is encoded by the coding sequence ATGCCTTTAATTCGGTTAAACAATGTTTCCATCGCCTTCGGCGTGCACGCTCTATTGGACGACGCCTCGTTTCAACTCGACGCCGGCGAGCGGGTCGGGCTATTGGGGCGCAACGGCGAGGGTAAATCCACCCTGATGAAAATCATCGCCGGCCAGATTGCGCCCGACCACGGCGAAATCTGGAAACAGCCCGAGTTGCGGCTGGCCTGGCTGGAACAGTCGCCGACCCTGAACGGCGACGAAACCATCTACGAAGCGGTCGCCGGCGGCCTGGGCGAATTGGGGCGCCTGATCGCCCTCTACCACGAATTGCTGAGCCATATGGACGGCAGCGAACAAGGCTTGCAAGCGCTGGGCGAAGTGCAACACAAGTTGGAAGCGGACAATGGCTGGGAATTTCAGACCCGGGTCGAAGCCGTGTTGAGCCGGCTGCAATTGCCGGCCGATGTCAAGGTCGGCAGCCTGTCCGGCGGCTGGAAACGGCGGGTGGCGCTGGCGCGGGCGCTGGTAGTCGATCCGGAAGTCTTGCTGTTGGACGAGCCGACCAACCATTTGGATTTCGAGAGCATCGCCTGGCTGGAAGAACAGATTCTGGCGTTTCCGGGCGCGGTGATGTTCGTCACTCACGACCGGGCGTTTTTACAGAAGCTGGCGACGCGGATCATCGATCTGGACCGCGGCCAGTTGACCTCGTGGGCCGGCAATTACCAGGATTATCTGCTGCGCAAAGCCGCGGCACTGGAAGACGAAGCCAACCAGAACGCCGAATTCGACAAGAAATTGGCCAAGGAGGAGGCCTGGATCCGGCAAGGCATCAAGGCTCGCCGCACCCGCAACGAAGGCCGGGTCAGGGCTTTGAAGAAACTGCGCGCCGAGCGCGCCGAACGCCGCAGCGGGCAAGGCTCGGCGAAACTGGCGCTGCACAAGGGCGAGAGTTCCGGCAAAAAAGTCATCGAGGCGGTCAACGTCAGTTTTCGCTACCAGGACAAAACCATCATCAAAGACTTTTCGTTGTTGATCGAGCGCGGCGACAAGATCGGTTTGCTCGGCAACAACGGCGCCGGTAAATCGACCTTGCTGAAATTATTGCTGGGCCAGTTGCAACCGAGCGAGGGTAGCGTCGAATTGGGCACCAATCTGCAAATCGCCTATTTCGACCAATTGCGCGAACAGCTCGATCCGGAGCTGTCGGTGGCCGACAGCGTGTTGGACGGCGGCGAGTTCGTGGATACCCCGGACGGCAAACGCCACGTGATGTCGTATCTGGCCGACTTTTTGTTCGCGCCGGCGCGGGCGCGGTCGCCGGTGCGGAGTTTGTCCGGCGGCGAAAAAAACCGGCTGTTGCTGGCGCGGCTGTTCACCAAGCCGGCCAATTTGATCGTGATGGACGAACCCACCAACGATCTGGACTTGGAAACGTTGGAAATTCTGGAAGAAAAGCTGGTCCAGTACCAAGGCACCTTGCTGCTGGTCAGCCACGACCGCGAGTTTTTGGATAACGTCGTGACCAGCGTGTTGGTATTCGAAGGCGACGGCCGGGTCGAGGAATACATCGGCGGTTACGCCGACTGGTTCGCCTTGTCCGAGCGCAACAAACAGCAACAAGTACAGGCGGCGAAAAGCGCGGAAGCCGCCGGCAAAAAAGAAAAACCCAAAGCGGCGGCGGCGACCGGCAAAAAACTCAGTTACAAGGAACAACGCGAACTGGAGCAGTTGCCGGAGCGCATCGAGCGATTGGAGACGCGGCAGACGGAGTTGGCCGCGGCCATAGGCAGTGCCGAGTTCTACAAACAGGCGCAAGACGCCGTGGCCGCGACCCTGGCGGAGTTGCAGGCGGTCGAGGCCGAACTGGCCGCGGCATACAGCCGCTGGGACGAATTGGATGCGTTACAAGGCTAG
- a CDS encoding competence/damage-inducible protein A — MTLIAEIFSQGAEIVSGQTVDTNAAWLSQQLAELGFTLKRHTAVGDDLQDLAELFGEIAGRADCCICTGGLGPTCDDLTAEAVSVASGLPLEFDAAAFAAIQAYYARRQRAMPEANRKQALLPASAVRIDNRFGTAPGFALQFRRCWFVFLPGVPFEMKQMFGDWVRTDLLQRFALRPDTLVTLRCIGLGESAIQQKLESLALPPGVVLGFRAAADEVQAKLLFPADVPEAERRRIAAQAAARIGDCVFAVDGLPDINGDLVAVVDAALAAGAHSLAILETASHGLLAAKCLGRQWLKHAELRLHNETAGTDQQCASHAATLARELQAERQTDFALVQLYRVGSGRFDDKDGGIVLYNALATPQGVVSRQSTAHGAGIHKQNQAALLALDLLRRYFQNSCL, encoded by the coding sequence ATGACATTGATTGCCGAAATATTTTCTCAGGGTGCCGAAATCGTCAGCGGCCAGACGGTGGACACCAATGCCGCCTGGCTGTCGCAGCAGTTGGCCGAGTTGGGTTTTACCCTGAAGCGCCATACCGCGGTCGGCGACGATTTGCAGGATTTGGCCGAGCTGTTCGGCGAAATCGCCGGCCGCGCCGATTGTTGTATCTGTACCGGCGGTTTGGGGCCAACCTGCGACGATTTGACGGCCGAAGCGGTCAGTGTTGCCAGCGGCTTGCCGCTCGAATTCGACGCAGCTGCCTTCGCCGCGATCCAGGCCTATTACGCCAGGCGGCAGCGGGCTATGCCGGAGGCCAACCGCAAACAGGCCTTGCTGCCCGCAAGCGCAGTGCGTATCGACAACCGCTTCGGTACCGCTCCCGGTTTCGCATTGCAGTTTCGGCGTTGCTGGTTCGTGTTTCTGCCCGGCGTGCCGTTCGAGATGAAGCAAATGTTCGGCGATTGGGTGCGCACCGATTTGTTGCAGCGTTTTGCGTTACGGCCGGATACGCTGGTGACTTTGCGCTGTATCGGCTTGGGCGAATCGGCGATTCAGCAGAAGCTGGAGTCGCTGGCTTTGCCGCCCGGCGTGGTTTTGGGGTTTCGGGCGGCGGCGGACGAAGTGCAGGCCAAACTGCTGTTTCCGGCCGATGTGCCGGAAGCCGAGCGGCGGCGGATTGCCGCGCAGGCCGCCGCCCGCATCGGCGATTGCGTATTCGCGGTCGACGGCCTGCCCGACATCAACGGCGATTTAGTCGCCGTCGTCGACGCGGCCCTGGCTGCCGGCGCCCATTCGCTGGCCATCCTGGAAACGGCCAGCCACGGCCTGCTGGCGGCGAAATGTCTGGGCCGGCAATGGTTGAAGCATGCCGAGTTGCGGCTGCACAACGAAACGGCCGGAACCGACCAGCAATGCGCAAGCCATGCCGCAACTTTGGCGCGGGAACTGCAGGCCGAGCGGCAAACCGATTTTGCCTTGGTCCAGCTTTACCGCGTCGGTTCCGGCCGCTTCGACGACAAGGATGGCGGCATCGTCCTTTATAATGCGCTGGCTACGCCGCAAGGCGTGGTTTCACGGCAATCGACCGCGCACGGTGCGGGCATCCATAAACAGAACCAGGCCGCTTTGTTGGCGCTGGACCTTCTCAGACGCTATTTTCAAAACTCATGCCTTTAA